One window from the genome of Pirellulales bacterium encodes:
- a CDS encoding efflux RND transporter periplasmic adaptor subunit yields MTSRGVARIAVCPLFIAVAIAQPGCGTALDTAPAVGNVGPSTVTVQVQHPTHKTLARTIALPGYTEAFAETPLYAKLAGYVEKLNVDIGDRVSGPRLDGDGKLLSPGQVLARLSVPELDDELAQKKALLVQADAHLEQAQAQIKVAEAAVATGRANVESAAAQEEQSIAEQERWKSEYGRVAELGRSSAVPQKLVDETKSQFRAAESARREAAAKVQAAKTALIENQALVDKARADEKAAQAARQAAEADLHRTEALEEYTFIRAPFDGVVSTRNIALGHFVQPIRTTKDLPLLVVIHADPLRIFVDVPEVDAGVVDVGDRVVMQIPAHDGRNIEAAITRTSWALDNATRALRAEIDIPNPDGQLRPGMKANVKIVLGDQHGVLAVPRAAVVTRDGQSYCFLVRDGKAVESSVNIGLESGTDVEIQSGVTPDDFVVVADVANLKNGQPVAMANDPVKP; encoded by the coding sequence ATGACCAGTCGCGGCGTTGCTCGAATTGCTGTTTGCCCCTTGTTTATTGCGGTCGCGATCGCGCAGCCGGGCTGCGGCACCGCGCTCGATACGGCGCCGGCGGTCGGCAACGTTGGGCCGTCGACGGTCACCGTCCAGGTTCAGCACCCGACGCACAAAACACTCGCGCGCACCATCGCGCTGCCGGGCTACACCGAGGCTTTTGCTGAAACACCGCTGTACGCCAAACTCGCAGGTTATGTGGAGAAGCTGAACGTCGACATCGGCGATCGCGTCAGCGGGCCACGCCTGGACGGCGACGGAAAGCTGCTTTCACCCGGGCAGGTACTCGCCCGGCTTTCCGTCCCGGAACTCGACGACGAGCTGGCGCAGAAAAAGGCGCTGTTGGTGCAGGCCGACGCGCACCTCGAACAAGCCCAGGCGCAGATCAAGGTTGCCGAAGCCGCGGTTGCTACCGGCCGTGCGAACGTAGAATCGGCCGCGGCGCAAGAAGAACAATCCATCGCCGAACAGGAGCGTTGGAAAAGTGAATACGGACGGGTCGCTGAGCTGGGACGCAGCTCGGCGGTTCCCCAGAAGCTGGTCGACGAAACAAAGAGCCAGTTTCGCGCCGCCGAGAGCGCCCGCCGCGAGGCCGCTGCTAAGGTGCAGGCCGCCAAAACCGCGCTCATCGAGAATCAAGCGCTCGTCGACAAGGCCCGAGCTGACGAAAAGGCGGCCCAGGCCGCGCGGCAGGCCGCCGAAGCCGATCTGCACCGGACCGAAGCACTCGAGGAATACACGTTCATCCGCGCGCCGTTCGATGGGGTGGTTTCGACACGCAACATTGCCCTGGGCCATTTCGTACAGCCGATCCGTACAACCAAGGACTTGCCGCTCTTGGTCGTGATCCACGCCGATCCGCTGCGCATCTTCGTCGACGTGCCCGAGGTCGATGCTGGCGTGGTCGACGTGGGTGATCGCGTCGTCATGCAGATTCCTGCTCACGACGGGCGTAACATCGAAGCGGCGATCACCCGCACTAGCTGGGCCCTGGATAATGCCACGCGTGCGCTGCGTGCCGAGATCGACATCCCCAATCCCGACGGTCAGCTTCGCCCCGGAATGAAAGCCAACGTGAAGATCGTTCTTGGCGACCAGCACGGAGTCCTCGCCGTGCCGCGCGCCGCTGTCGTCACGCGCGATGGACAGAGCTACTGCTTCCTGGTGCGCGACGGCAAAGCGGTCGAGAGTTCGGTGAACATCGGGCTCGAATCCGGCACCGACGTCGAAATCCAGTCAGGCGTCACGCCCGACGATTTTGTTGTCGTCGCGGACGTGGCGAATTTGAAGAATGGCCAACCCGTCGCAATGGCCAACGATCCGGTAAAGCCTTAG
- a CDS encoding mandelate racemase/muconate lactonizing enzyme family protein — MKITEVVTIALGGATHDHGWPGGTDPNVQYNTLVEVHTDEGISGIGSCYTTQALVEGSLALLRPHLIGESGLEPDRVAEKLRQSMFWLGRGGSVEHTISGIDIALWDLCGKALGQPVGRLLGGVYRDRIKPYASMLFEDPPLLREKLLAQRARGFRAIKLGWRPFGRVSRQFDEVLIKTARDTVGDDVELMVDAGGSEQFWPHGVTWARETARMLGDYGVVWFEEALRPDDLAGFRELRASSPVLVASGEVLTRRQAFLPFITERALDIIQPDVTKCGGLGEARRLGWMAYDHGVLLVPHGWNTGVGVAADLALVASLPVARWVEFQTGVPYIEEILSTPFALDAEGMLRIPQGPGLGIELNRDAIARYSR, encoded by the coding sequence ATGAAAATCACTGAAGTCGTCACGATCGCCCTGGGCGGCGCTACCCACGATCATGGCTGGCCGGGGGGCACCGATCCCAACGTGCAATACAACACGCTGGTCGAGGTGCACACCGACGAGGGCATCAGCGGCATCGGCAGCTGCTATACGACGCAAGCACTCGTCGAAGGATCGCTGGCACTGTTGCGGCCGCATTTGATCGGCGAAAGCGGGCTCGAACCCGACCGCGTGGCCGAAAAACTGCGGCAGTCGATGTTCTGGCTGGGGCGCGGCGGTTCCGTCGAGCACACGATCAGCGGCATCGATATCGCCCTGTGGGATCTGTGCGGCAAGGCGCTGGGGCAACCCGTCGGGCGGCTGCTCGGCGGCGTTTATCGCGATCGGATCAAGCCTTACGCGTCGATGCTGTTCGAGGATCCGCCCTTGTTGCGCGAGAAGTTGCTCGCGCAGCGGGCACGCGGGTTTCGTGCCATCAAGCTCGGCTGGCGGCCGTTTGGCCGTGTAAGCCGGCAGTTCGACGAGGTGTTGATCAAGACCGCGCGCGACACCGTGGGCGACGACGTCGAACTGATGGTCGATGCCGGCGGCAGTGAACAGTTCTGGCCGCACGGTGTGACCTGGGCGCGCGAGACAGCTCGCATGCTCGGCGATTATGGCGTGGTGTGGTTCGAAGAAGCGCTGCGGCCCGACGACCTCGCCGGGTTTCGCGAGCTGCGGGCCAGTTCGCCGGTGCTCGTGGCCAGTGGCGAAGTACTCACGCGCCGGCAAGCCTTTTTGCCCTTCATCACCGAGCGGGCACTCGACATCATTCAACCCGACGTCACGAAATGCGGTGGGCTGGGCGAAGCGCGGCGGCTGGGGTGGATGGCCTACGATCACGGTGTGCTGCTCGTGCCGCATGGGTGGAATACGGGCGTTGGCGTAGCGGCCGATCTGGCGCTTGTCGCCTCGCTGCCGGTCGCTCGCTGGGTCGAGTTCCAGACAGGGGTCCCCTACATCGAAGAAATTCTTAGCACGCCATTTGCGCTCGACGCCGAGGGGATGTTGCGAATTCCCCAGGGCCCAGGATTGGGTATCGAGTTGAATCGCGACGCGATCGCGCGCTATTCGAGATAA
- a CDS encoding MFS transporter, with translation MSTNEIKSSARRPVKRREIFAWSMYDWANSAYSTYQITILMLYLQQVVLPGPPGQLAYAYGIGISTFFAALIAPVLGAVADAHASKRFWLSVCTLAGAGASVAMFFLPVEMSWIFVGLFFTTTLAFELAWGLYCAFLPEIADEKSMNRVSAYGFAMGYVGGGLALLVGVLVVQYGDRLGLPSNLEGDCVVGHEIDFAVGVPPGDYDVTVWLGDLRAARGPVEVLLNGKREESQRTSAGEVLSVMHKVAVPAGELLLQLKGPGQDEQASLAGVRIEGAALAHPLLFDFGTPDSGAETGSIWVTPKDTFKNYDREALAAKSKAIPAAELPENLAFGLRPIEGDKVEGRDAIMIPRLKLGLLIMGLWWGAFSLPTLLLLRDRVQPRAGSESLVETAKRAVGEVAGTLKGVRHYRVLFLFLIAYLIYNDGVATIITQATVFAKEVLHIGAGELVFVVLMIQFVSMPGALFVGWLSGKLGEKQTLMGCIVVYIGWLVAAFFITTRLHFWIMGAVLALVMGGIQSVSRAIMGLMTPAKRSGEFFGFFNLSSKATSFAGPILFGSILAWTGRPHLAILSLLVFFFVGGGLASMVDVTEGRRRAMADE, from the coding sequence TTGAGTACGAACGAGATCAAGTCCTCGGCTCGCCGGCCGGTGAAGCGGCGCGAGATCTTCGCCTGGAGCATGTACGACTGGGCGAATAGCGCCTATTCGACGTACCAGATCACGATCCTGATGCTGTACTTGCAGCAGGTCGTATTGCCGGGCCCGCCGGGGCAACTGGCCTACGCTTATGGCATCGGCATTTCGACTTTTTTCGCGGCGCTGATCGCACCCGTGCTGGGAGCAGTAGCTGATGCGCACGCCAGCAAACGCTTCTGGCTTTCGGTCTGTACGCTGGCCGGCGCGGGCGCGAGCGTGGCGATGTTCTTCTTGCCGGTGGAAATGTCGTGGATATTCGTCGGCTTGTTTTTCACGACAACCCTTGCCTTCGAGTTGGCCTGGGGTTTGTATTGCGCGTTTCTGCCCGAGATCGCCGACGAAAAGTCGATGAATCGCGTTTCAGCCTACGGCTTCGCGATGGGCTATGTCGGGGGCGGCCTGGCGCTACTGGTGGGCGTGCTGGTGGTGCAATACGGAGACCGCTTGGGTTTGCCGTCGAATCTCGAAGGGGACTGTGTCGTCGGCCACGAGATCGATTTCGCCGTCGGCGTGCCACCGGGTGATTATGACGTGACCGTGTGGCTGGGAGACCTGCGCGCCGCGCGCGGCCCGGTCGAAGTGCTGCTCAATGGAAAACGCGAAGAATCGCAGCGCACCAGTGCCGGCGAGGTGCTGTCGGTCATGCACAAAGTCGCGGTGCCGGCGGGCGAGTTACTTCTGCAACTGAAGGGGCCTGGACAGGACGAGCAGGCTTCTTTGGCCGGCGTGCGGATCGAAGGCGCAGCATTGGCTCATCCTCTGCTTTTTGACTTCGGCACGCCAGACTCGGGTGCCGAGACCGGTTCGATCTGGGTGACGCCGAAAGACACGTTCAAAAATTACGATCGAGAAGCGCTCGCGGCGAAGAGCAAGGCGATACCTGCCGCCGAACTGCCGGAGAACCTGGCATTCGGACTGCGACCTATCGAGGGGGACAAAGTCGAAGGGCGCGACGCCATCATGATCCCGCGGCTGAAGCTCGGCCTGCTGATCATGGGGCTTTGGTGGGGCGCGTTCAGCTTGCCGACCTTGTTGCTGCTGCGCGATCGGGTTCAGCCGCGCGCCGGATCGGAGTCGCTTGTGGAAACCGCCAAACGCGCCGTCGGCGAAGTGGCCGGCACGCTCAAGGGAGTGCGGCATTATCGCGTGCTTTTCTTGTTCCTGATCGCCTACCTGATCTACAACGACGGCGTGGCCACGATCATCACGCAGGCCACGGTGTTTGCCAAAGAAGTTTTGCACATCGGCGCCGGCGAACTAGTGTTTGTCGTGCTGATGATTCAATTCGTGTCGATGCCCGGTGCTTTGTTCGTTGGCTGGCTGTCAGGCAAGCTGGGCGAAAAACAGACGCTGATGGGTTGCATTGTCGTTTACATTGGGTGGCTCGTGGCTGCGTTTTTCATCACCACGCGGTTGCATTTCTGGATCATGGGCGCCGTGCTGGCGCTAGTGATGGGGGGCATCCAAAGCGTGAGCCGCGCGATCATGGGTCTGATGACGCCGGCCAAACGCAGCGGCGAATTCTTTGGCTTCTTCAATCTGTCGAGCAAGGCGACCAGTTTCGCCGGGCCGATTCTCTTCGGCTCGATCCTGGCGTGGACCGGCCGCCCCCACCTGGCCATCTTGAGCTTGCTCGTGTTCTTCTTCGTCGGTGGCGGCCTGGCGTCGATGGTTGACGTCACCGAGGGGCGGCGCCGGGCGATGGCCGACGAGTGA
- a CDS encoding creatininase family protein, with the protein MTSRAATEYRYEKLTWPEINDAVEMAKVCILPCGAVEQHGPHLPLDVDLICPTQIALGAGRAAPDKVLVLPTVAYGYTGHVMDFPGTINNDFEHFMHHVLDITKSLAYHGFKKIVLLNGHGSNMPNLDLVARRTNLETDAECILAAWWNLLTVDKEFLPRWRQSKFPGGCAHACELETSLYLYLDGDNVRKDRIEDGEISFNQENSPFNWVDLFAAGPATLISWTSSYSDSGVLGQAKLATAEKGREAYEEAVKQLTRFVNYFHGRRADRRLDRHRRPPTMPMPWGQRPIK; encoded by the coding sequence ATGACCAGCCGCGCCGCGACCGAATATCGTTACGAAAAGCTGACCTGGCCCGAGATCAACGACGCGGTGGAGATGGCCAAAGTCTGCATCCTGCCTTGCGGCGCCGTCGAGCAGCACGGGCCGCACTTGCCGCTGGACGTCGACCTGATCTGCCCAACGCAGATTGCCCTGGGCGCCGGGCGGGCGGCGCCCGACAAGGTGCTCGTGCTGCCCACCGTGGCCTACGGCTACACCGGGCACGTGATGGACTTTCCCGGCACGATCAACAACGATTTCGAGCACTTCATGCACCACGTGCTCGACATCACCAAGTCGCTGGCCTATCACGGCTTCAAAAAGATCGTGCTACTCAACGGTCACGGCTCGAACATGCCAAACCTCGACCTGGTCGCGCGGCGCACGAACCTGGAAACCGACGCCGAGTGCATTCTGGCGGCCTGGTGGAATCTGCTGACGGTTGACAAGGAGTTCCTGCCGCGTTGGCGGCAGAGCAAATTCCCCGGCGGCTGCGCACACGCCTGCGAGTTGGAAACGTCGCTGTATCTATATCTCGACGGCGACAACGTGCGGAAGGACCGCATTGAGGACGGGGAGATCAGCTTCAACCAGGAGAACAGCCCTTTCAATTGGGTCGACTTGTTCGCGGCCGGTCCGGCGACACTGATTTCTTGGACCAGCAGCTATTCGGATTCCGGCGTGCTGGGCCAGGCAAAATTGGCCACGGCCGAGAAGGGACGCGAAGCCTACGAAGAGGCGGTCAAGCAACTGACCCGCTTCGTGAACTACTTCCACGGCCGCCGCGCCGACCGCCGCCTGGACCGCCACCGCCGCCCACCGACCATGCCGATGCCGTGGGGACAGCGGCCGATCAAGTGA
- the dapB gene encoding 4-hydroxy-tetrahydrodipicolinate reductase has translation MIRLAIHGAAGRMGQRLIALAAASTDLQIVAAIDRPGHPQVGQDAGAIAGAGPLGVELKDKLDVPADVVIDFSGPAGTLAIAKVCCEKKVPLVVATTGLSAEQLTEVKAAATKIPLLWSPSMSMAVNLAMKLSGVAAGALKDHTSGADVEIIERHHRFKEDAPSGTALKFGEIIAGIMGQEHAQHGREGRPGARPHGEIGYHAIRTGDNPGEHTIIFGLMGETLEIAVRATNRDCYAHGALAAAKFLVGKPIGLYGINDVLGL, from the coding sequence ATGATTCGCCTTGCCATTCACGGAGCCGCTGGTCGTATGGGGCAGCGTTTGATTGCGCTGGCCGCAGCTTCTACCGATTTGCAAATCGTGGCCGCTATCGATCGGCCGGGTCATCCGCAGGTGGGCCAGGATGCCGGCGCGATCGCCGGGGCTGGCCCGCTTGGCGTGGAACTTAAAGATAAGCTCGACGTGCCGGCGGACGTGGTCATCGATTTTTCCGGCCCCGCCGGGACGCTCGCGATCGCAAAAGTCTGCTGCGAAAAGAAAGTGCCGCTGGTCGTCGCAACGACGGGCCTATCGGCCGAGCAACTGACCGAGGTCAAAGCGGCGGCCACGAAAATTCCGCTGCTCTGGTCTCCCAGCATGAGCATGGCTGTGAACCTGGCCATGAAGCTGTCCGGCGTAGCCGCCGGCGCGCTTAAGGATCATACCTCGGGTGCCGACGTCGAGATCATTGAGCGGCATCATCGCTTCAAGGAAGACGCCCCCAGCGGGACCGCGCTCAAGTTCGGCGAGATCATCGCCGGCATCATGGGACAAGAGCACGCGCAGCACGGCCGCGAAGGACGACCCGGCGCACGCCCGCACGGCGAGATCGGCTACCACGCGATTCGCACCGGCGACAACCCGGGCGAGCACACAATTATTTTCGGCCTCATGGGCGAGACACTGGAAATCGCCGTGCGCGCGACGAACCGAGACTGCTACGCCCACGGAGCGCTCGCGGCCGCGAAGTTCCTGGTTGGCAAGCCAATCGGCCTCTACGGCATCAATGACGTGCTGGGACTGTAA
- a CDS encoding TolC family protein — protein MAGICSLDGSFLFAAAPGETTRPSVRPVVQRAPASEVVPLPNPTADPSQQPPGPSSPADIPSPGSITGQPSLLSTQFVPIDLPAAVRLAGLRNPDLFLARQMVVEAVAIRQFAAAQLLPNLNAGTNFDAHSGPLQQSNGNILRVSRSALYVGAGANAVAAGTVNIPGVQWNVNASNMIFGILTTRQLVREREFANFQTNNDILQAVGNAYYELLRAEGLRAVNIQMRDETAKVAKVTRDYARVGEGRPADADRAATELAQREVDVVESEGNALVASARLCQLLNLDPSTRLHATDEWVVPIPLVPEPIPLQELIAIAMLERPDLAERRAAIRETFLAFRGTQWLPFSPTTLVGFSAGTFGGGSNIVAENTPPNPTGPRFGDFSGRNDFDVIMYWPLQNCGCGNAALINAAQARLRQNDYRFLIVLNQARADVASAYAISRARFAQVYVNEQAARIGRAGFEEDFLRTRNSEGLPIETLDNLRLWNRARVDYLNAIIDFNEAQVNLYCALGQPRAAMLARPAPLDALRPAGANPPAGQNAAPAQDAAPAAAEPVPLPPAAAR, from the coding sequence GTGGCGGGAATATGCTCGCTTGACGGATCATTCCTATTTGCCGCCGCGCCGGGTGAGACGACACGGCCCAGTGTGCGCCCGGTCGTGCAGCGGGCGCCTGCATCCGAGGTCGTGCCGCTGCCGAATCCGACGGCGGATCCGAGCCAGCAACCACCCGGCCCCAGCTCGCCGGCCGATATTCCCTCGCCGGGGAGCATCACCGGTCAGCCGTCCTTGCTTTCGACGCAGTTCGTGCCGATCGATCTGCCCGCCGCGGTGCGTCTGGCCGGCTTGCGCAACCCGGACCTGTTCTTGGCGCGACAGATGGTGGTCGAAGCCGTGGCGATACGTCAATTTGCGGCGGCGCAACTGCTGCCGAATTTGAACGCCGGCACGAACTTCGACGCCCATTCAGGTCCGTTGCAGCAATCCAACGGCAACATCCTGCGCGTCAGCCGCAGTGCGCTGTACGTGGGAGCCGGTGCCAATGCGGTCGCCGCCGGCACGGTGAACATTCCCGGCGTGCAGTGGAATGTGAACGCGTCGAACATGATCTTCGGAATTCTGACAACCCGCCAGCTCGTCCGCGAGCGCGAATTTGCCAACTTTCAAACCAATAACGACATCCTGCAAGCCGTCGGCAACGCCTACTACGAATTGTTACGGGCCGAGGGATTGCGAGCCGTGAACATCCAAATGCGCGACGAGACGGCCAAGGTCGCGAAGGTGACGCGCGACTACGCGCGCGTCGGCGAGGGGCGTCCGGCCGACGCCGACCGTGCCGCGACGGAACTGGCACAGCGCGAAGTCGACGTGGTGGAATCCGAAGGCAATGCGCTCGTGGCTTCGGCGCGGCTGTGCCAGTTGTTGAATCTCGATCCGTCGACGCGCCTGCACGCCACGGACGAATGGGTCGTGCCGATTCCGCTCGTGCCGGAACCGATTCCTCTGCAAGAATTGATCGCCATCGCCATGCTCGAACGTCCGGATCTTGCCGAGCGGCGGGCCGCCATCCGCGAGACATTTCTCGCCTTTCGCGGTACACAATGGCTGCCATTTTCGCCGACGACGCTGGTCGGATTTAGCGCCGGTACGTTCGGCGGCGGCAGCAACATCGTGGCTGAGAACACTCCACCCAATCCGACCGGACCGAGGTTTGGCGATTTCAGCGGCCGCAACGACTTCGACGTAATCATGTACTGGCCCTTGCAGAATTGCGGTTGCGGCAATGCGGCGTTGATCAACGCCGCCCAGGCTCGGCTGCGCCAGAACGATTATCGCTTTCTGATCGTGCTCAACCAGGCGCGCGCCGATGTCGCCTCGGCCTATGCGATCTCGCGCGCCCGCTTTGCCCAGGTTTACGTGAACGAACAAGCGGCGCGGATAGGGCGCGCGGGTTTCGAAGAGGATTTCCTTCGTACCCGCAATAGCGAAGGATTACCCATCGAGACGTTGGATAACTTGCGTTTGTGGAATCGCGCCCGCGTCGACTACCTGAACGCGATCATCGACTTCAACGAAGCGCAAGTGAATCTGTATTGCGCGTTGGGGCAGCCGCGCGCCGCGATGTTGGCCCGTCCTGCGCCACTCGATGCGCTCCGTCCGGCGGGAGCGAATCCACCAGCAGGCCAGAATGCGGCGCCGGCACAAGATGCCGCTCCTGCGGCTGCCGAACCGGTCCCACTGCCGCCTGCGGCGGCGCGCTAA
- a CDS encoding TolC family protein: MRGAPQPVVRPLPPVFSPDASAPPPGMPARGPLPTSPAAPASAVNAVLTGQALQYESIRAGGNEMQLIDFASAWRLAARQNPTIGLARQVVEENLANLLRASVIAVPNLNAGTNYHAHNGNLQRSSGQILSVPEQQALYVGGGARTVAAETIGIPAVQIFAPLADVFYMPLAAQQDLNASNFNVRATYNSILLDVTTAYLELIGAEASFAAYRRSELDMAAVLRPTAEFARVGEGLNADANRVRSAALQLRGLSQGAEGRISVASAQLSKLLQLNPSLALRTPAAPLALISVVDPNDSLSSLVSIALRYRPEVGAATSEVAAADVRFRQERIRPLLPTVGLGFSSGTFGGGSPFVTPLFGAFSGRSDFDVMALWTLQNAGAGNAAWRNQRRAQRGEATAERTIIINQIRDEVASAKADAAAQLRAVKVAQVRLATAEDGFRREVERSRANLGHPIEALNMVDLLVDARQQLVTSIVAYNEAEFRLYVAMGFPPPMAAPVAAPERIDGATTEAIEGVPAPPANR, translated from the coding sequence ATGCGCGGTGCTCCTCAGCCGGTCGTGCGTCCGTTGCCGCCAGTGTTTTCGCCCGACGCTTCTGCGCCTCCGCCCGGCATGCCGGCCCGGGGCCCGCTACCTACTTCGCCCGCTGCGCCGGCGAGCGCTGTAAACGCAGTGCTCACCGGCCAGGCCCTGCAGTACGAATCGATCCGCGCCGGCGGAAACGAAATGCAGTTGATCGATTTCGCCTCGGCGTGGCGCCTCGCGGCGCGGCAGAATCCAACCATCGGGCTGGCCCGACAAGTGGTCGAAGAGAATCTGGCCAACCTGCTGCGGGCGAGCGTGATCGCGGTGCCGAATCTCAACGCCGGTACCAACTACCACGCCCATAATGGCAATTTGCAGCGGTCTTCGGGCCAGATCCTTTCGGTGCCCGAGCAGCAGGCACTTTACGTGGGTGGCGGTGCGCGCACCGTGGCCGCCGAGACGATCGGCATCCCGGCTGTGCAGATTTTCGCGCCGCTGGCGGACGTGTTTTACATGCCGCTCGCCGCACAGCAAGATCTGAATGCCAGCAATTTCAACGTTCGGGCGACGTATAACTCGATTCTGTTGGATGTGACGACCGCCTACCTGGAGCTTATCGGGGCCGAGGCGTCCTTCGCGGCCTATCGTCGCTCGGAGTTGGACATGGCGGCGGTGCTGCGCCCGACGGCCGAATTCGCGCGCGTCGGCGAAGGGCTCAACGCCGACGCCAATCGCGTGCGCTCGGCGGCGCTGCAACTGCGCGGATTATCGCAAGGTGCGGAGGGAAGGATCTCGGTCGCGTCCGCCCAGCTCTCAAAGTTGTTGCAATTGAATCCTTCGCTGGCCTTGCGCACCCCTGCGGCGCCTCTGGCACTGATCAGCGTCGTCGATCCGAACGATAGCTTGTCCTCGCTGGTTTCGATTGCGCTGCGCTACCGGCCCGAGGTGGGGGCCGCGACGAGCGAAGTTGCCGCGGCCGATGTAAGGTTTCGGCAAGAACGCATCCGCCCGCTTTTGCCGACGGTTGGCCTGGGGTTCAGTAGCGGCACGTTTGGCGGCGGCAGCCCGTTCGTGACGCCGCTGTTCGGCGCCTTTTCCGGCCGCTCGGATTTCGATGTGATGGCCCTGTGGACGTTGCAAAACGCCGGCGCCGGGAACGCCGCCTGGCGCAATCAGCGGCGCGCGCAGCGCGGCGAAGCCACGGCTGAGCGCACGATCATCATCAACCAGATCCGCGATGAAGTCGCCAGTGCCAAAGCCGACGCCGCCGCGCAGCTCCGGGCCGTGAAAGTCGCTCAAGTGCGACTGGCCACTGCCGAAGACGGCTTCCGACGCGAGGTCGAGCGCTCGCGCGCCAATCTGGGACATCCGATCGAAGCCTTGAATATGGTCGATTTGCTGGTCGACGCGCGGCAACAACTGGTCACGAGCATCGTGGCCTACAACGAGGCCGAATTCCGCCTGTACGTGGCGATGGGGTTTCCACCCCCCATGGCCGCGCCGGTGGCGGCGCCGGAGAGGATCGACGGCGCGACGACCGAGGCGATCGAGGGGGTGCCTGCGCCGCCTGCTAATCGCTAG